The Chthoniobacterales bacterium sequence GGACTCCGCAATCAACCGCGCATGTTCACCATGGTCTTCCTCGGTCCAAGTGCGAAAGGGAGGTGAAAACGCACCAGCAATGACGATATTGGGTCGGATTTTTTTGGCTGCTTCGACCAATTCCGCCAGACAGGACTCGGTGGAGCCGAAGAAAAAATGCCGCAGCGAAGGAGGTGCGTTTTCGAGCGCGTAACGCATGAAATACGGGCCGTAAACGCGATCTTTCAGCCCGGCGCCCTCGCGATTCATCATCCAGACAACCGGCATACCGTCAGGCAAAACCAAGTCGAACGACTGCATGATTGCATTGAAAGTCGTGTCTTTCCGGGCAGCGGCGATGAGGTGCGTGTTGCAGGCGGAAACAGCGGACGGGCGGTTCAATTGCGCCAGACGCAGGGCCTCGTCCAAGCCAGTTTGATAATCCACGCAAGCGACCGGCACACCCAGCACTGGGACGGTCTTTAGCATGACGGAAAGAGAGGAAGCATGAGATTATTTGACGCCGGCGGGCTTGCCGCTGATGGCACCTTTCCAGAGACAGACGACTATTCGTGTGAGGGAGGCGAGATTCCACCCAAAAGTTCGGAAATACCGCCGCGCATTGCCGGGAAGGTAGGACATTAAGTGGTCGCTGCTCGGATGATGAAAGGAAAGATAAGCCAGATTTTGCAGCAGTGAGTCGAATTTCTTCCGGTGGGAAGCCGCTGCTGGCTCTGTCGCGATCGGAGGCAAATGAATGACAAAGACATCGGGCAAAAACAGACCGCCGCCAAATGCCGCCAGCCGCATGGAATATTCCAAGTCCTCCCCCAGCATCCAGAAATCGGTGCGATAAAAGCCTGCGGCATCCACTGCGTCGCGCCGCACCAGTAGACAGGCACCCGTGCACCAGACGAATGGAAGTGGCTCTTTCCCAAGGAGTTGGGTCGAATCGGACGCGCTCTGGACTTGGCGGATTTTTTTCCGCAATTGGACCTTCTTCGGCTCTGGAAACGCCCAAATTTTTGCATTTGAGTCCAATAGCATTGGGCAGGTGATCACCGCCTTGGCGGAGGCTTGGACTAGTTTTTCGATGGCTTCCACGGGAAGAACGACATCGTCGTCGAGAACCAGAAAATGGGTGGTGCCGGGCAGCCGGACGAGGGCGGCCTGCATCCCGCGCTTCCAACCAGTACCTGGTCCCGGGTTATCCGGTGAGGCCATGTAAAACGTGTTCAGGGATGACTCCGCGACGACGGTTTCCGTGGCCGCGCTGGCCGCGTTATCGACGATAACAATCAAAGTCGGCTGCCGCGTGGAAGCCTCCAGCGATTGTAAAAGCCGCACCAGCTCCGGGTCGCGTCGAAACGTCACCACGACGGCGGCGATCTGGGTGGAAGACGTGGACATGGCGGGGAAGATTACATGGCGATCACAAGTCTTCTCAAGCGCCGTTAATGCTTTCAGTAGCCCG is a genomic window containing:
- a CDS encoding glycosyltransferase family 2 protein yields the protein MSTSSTQIAAVVVTFRRDPELVRLLQSLEASTRQPTLIVIVDNAASAATETVVAESSLNTFYMASPDNPGPGTGWKRGMQAALVRLPGTTHFLVLDDDVVLPVEAIEKLVQASAKAVITCPMLLDSNAKIWAFPEPKKVQLRKKIRQVQSASDSTQLLGKEPLPFVWCTGACLLVRRDAVDAAGFYRTDFWMLGEDLEYSMRLAAFGGGLFLPDVFVIHLPPIATEPAAASHRKKFDSLLQNLAYLSFHHPSSDHLMSYLPGNARRYFRTFGWNLASLTRIVVCLWKGAISGKPAGVK